In the genome of Homo sapiens chromosome 17 genomic patch of type FIX, GRCh38.p14 PATCHES HG2046_PATCH, one region contains:
- the SPEM3 gene encoding uncharacterized protein SPEM3 isoform 2 (isoform 2 is encoded by transcript variant 2) — MGERAYHGAQVCSGTNPRKCQDLGDSILLLLGSFILLNVWINVVTLLWKHLKSSLRILFRHFFPKGFLLRRVNHLDSWIPDTNDEKVSACCCVPPKCGHAGVPRESARGLYKAGMMGGGEAPQVTASKAQASLLSRPETSSQFPKMSKLDTGPCHLPQESKTKTPDCAPAEAPAQAQVHSPTHTPVCTPTHPWTRSTDHTAVHTPAHSWTHSKARTPEGTHSQAQDTSAQAQAHTSAPTPAQTPAHIQAHTPAPTPAKASAHTKAHTSAQAQTHSPPHTPEYTHSQAHSPEHTSAHSPAQAPMPVPAHPQAHAPEYTSAHAPAYIPDHSHLVRSSVPVPTSAPAPPGTLAPATTPVLAPTPAPVPASAPSPAPALVMALTTTPVPDPVPATTPAPIITPIPSTPPAFSHDLSTGHVVYDARREKQNFFHMSSPQNPEYSRKDLATLFRPQEGQDLVSSGISEQTKQCSGDSAKLPAGSILGYLELRNMEWKNSDDAKDKFPQTKTSPYCSFHPCSSEKNTDSQAPFYPKFLAYSRDTACAKTCFHSATTAQSSVCTLPPPFTLSLPLVPPRSFVPPQPTNHQRPSTLIQTPTVLPTSKSPQSILTSQFPIPSLFATISQPLIQPQCPECHESLGLTQDSGLQRTPGPSKDSRVPRNLDLAQNPDLYKNPGLTQDPGLHENPGLAPNQGLHEFPGLPQDSYLCQNPSPSQDFGLHKNSGITQDSHPQKNTGLTQEAGILRSPCLTQSPGLHKKTPFTQTSDLQRSSGFTQDSGIYRNLEPNQETVIYKNQDLSQATDHQKNLGSSKDSGGHKNTGNVQDPGVCSTAGLTEDSGSQKGPYVPQDSEVNKSSGVIQESFLHKSPGLVQTSGLPKCSGLTQNSGDYKNPGLIQDCGGHKVKGLTQDSNLPSLTQATKVERRFSLPQDVGVYRSSEHSQDSNLHKCPGINQDPGPHKDPALVQDSGLPKISGLTQESGPYKSSCLIPDPSLYKNPSPALGSDFVQLLSLLQTPKSTLSLMKSSVPEKAAQKEDAQRHVLWARVQLNENSCPSKAQVVSNDLQTFSEVPVLIELQSSSWRAGSQHGAYRPVDTVPSGYQNYRQMSMPTHINWKSHCPGPGTQAGHVVFDARQRRLAVGKDKCEALSPRRLHQEAPSNSGKPSRSGDIRM, encoded by the exons ATGGGTGAGCGAGCCTATCATGGGGCCCAGGTGTGCTCTGGCACCAACCCCAGGAAGTGCCAGGACTTAGGAGACTCGATTCTTCTTCTTCTGGGCAGCTTCATCTTGCTCAACGTGTGGATCAATGTGGTGACTCTG CTCTGGAAGCATCTGAAGAGCTCCTTGCGGATTCTTTTCCgtcattttttccccaaag GCTTCCTGCTCAGGCGCGTTAACCACCTTGACTCCTGGATACCAGACACGAACGATGAGAAGGTTTCTGCGTGCTGCTGCGTGCCCCCTAAATGTGGACATGCCGGCGTTCCCAGGGAGTCTGCACGGGGACTGTACAAGGCGGGGATGATGGGCGGGGGAGAAGCCCCTCAGGTCACAGCCTCAAAGGCTCAAGCCTCCTTGCTCTCCAGGCCAGAGACATCTTCCCAGTTCCCAAAGATGAGCAAGTTGGACACGGGTCCATGCCACCTGCCCCAAGAGAGCAAGACTAAGACCCCAGACTGTGCCCCAGCCGAGGCCCCAGCTCAGGCCCAGGTCCACTCCCCAACCCACACTCCTGTGTGCACCCCAACCCACCCCTGGACCCGCTCCACGGACCACACCGCTGTGCACACCCCTGCCCACTCCTGGACCCACTCCAAAGCCCGCACCCCTGAGGGCACCCACTCCCAGGCCCAGGACACCTCAGCCCAGGCCCAAGCCCACACCTCAGCCCCTACCCCAGCTCAGACGCCAGCCCACATCCAAGCTCACACCCCAGCCCCTACACCGGCCAAGGCCTCAGCTCACACTAAAGCCCATACGTCAGCCCAGGCCCAAACCCACTCTCCGCCCCACACCCCTGAGTATACTCACTCCCAGGCCCACAGCCCTGAACACACCTCAGCCCACTCCCCAGCCCAGGCTCCTATGCCTGTCCCAGCCCACCCCCAGGCCCATGCCCCTGAGTACACCTCAGCCCATGCCCCAGCGTATATCCCAGACCACTCTCATCTAGTCCGCAGCTCCGTTCCTGTCCCAACCTCTGCCCCAGCTCCTCCCGGAACTCTTGCCCCAGCCACTACTCCTGTCCTAGCTCCAACACCAGCCCCTGTCCcagcctctgcccccagccctgctccAGCACTGGTCATGGCCCTGACTACCACTCCTGTCCCTGATCCTgtccctgccaccacccctgccccTATCATAACTCCTATACCCTCTACCCCACCTGCCTTCAGCCATGACCTCTCCACTGGCCATGTGGTCTATGATGCCCGCAGGGAAAAGCAGAATTTCTTCCATATGTCCAGCCCCCAGAACCCTGAGTATTCAAGAAAAGACTTGGCTACCCTCTTCAGGCCCCAAGAGGGTCAGGACCTGGTGAGTTCTGGCATATCTGAGCAAACAAAGCAATGCAGTGGGGATAGTGCCAAGCTTCCTGCAGGATCCATACTGGGCTACCTGGAGTTGAGGAATATGGAATGGAAGAACTCAGATGATGCCAAAGATAAGTTCCCCCAGACCAAGACTTCCCCTTACTGCAGCTTCCATCCTTGCAGTTCTGAGAAGAACACAGACTCCCAGGCTCCATTCTACCCCAAATTCCTTGCCTACTCCCGGGATACTGCATGTGCCAAGACTTGCTTTCATTCTGCAACCACTGCCCAGAGCTCAGTGTGCACCCTTCCTCCACCGTTCACTCTTTCCCTGCCTCTCGTTCCTCCCAGATCCTTTGTCCCTCCTCAACCCACCAACCATCAGAGGCCTTCCACCTTAATACAAACCCCTACTGTTCTTCCAACCTCCAAGTCTCCTCAGTCCATCCTCACTTCCCAATTCCCCATCCCTTCCCTGTTCGCCACCATTTCCCAACCCCTGATCCAACCCCAATGCCCTGAATGTCATGAGAGTCTAGGCCTTACCCAAGATTCTGGCCTTCAAAGGACCCCAGGCCCTTCAAAAGACTCCAGAGTTCCCAGGAATCTGGACCTTGCCCAAAACCCAGACCTCTACAAGAACCCAGGCCTTACCCAAGATCCAGGCCTCCACGAGAACCCAGGTCTTGCTCCAAATCAAGGCCTACATGAGTTCCCAGGCCTTCCCCAAGATTCTTATCTCTGCCAGAATCCAAGCCCTTCTCAAGACTTTGGTCTTCACAAGAATTCAGGCATTACTCAAGATTCCCACCCCCAAAAGAACACAGGTCTGACTCAAGAAGCTGGTATCCTTAGGAGCCCATGTCTCACCCAATCCCCTGGCCTCCACAAGAAAACACCATTTACCCAAACTTCTGATCTTCAGAGGAGCTCAGGCTTTACACAAGACTCTGGAATCTATAGGAATCTTGAACCAAACCAAGAGACTGTGATCTACAAAAATCAAGATCTCTCCCAAGCAACTGACCACCAAAAGAACCTAGGCTCTTCTAAAGATTCTGGAGGTCACAAGAATACAGGCAATGTCCAAGATCCAGGAGTCTGTAGTACCGCAGGCCTTACTGAAGATTCTGGATCACAGAAGGGTCCGTATGTTCCCCAAGACTCTGAAGTCAATAAGAGCTCAGGAGTTATCCAGGAATCTTTTCTCCACAAGAGCCCAGGCCTTGTCCAaacctctggcctcccaaagtgctcaggcCTTACCCAAAACTCAGGAGACTACAAGAATCCAGGACTTATCCAAGATTGTGGTGGCCACAAAGTTAAAGGCCTTACTCAAGATTCCAACCTCCCAAGCCTTACCCAAGCCACTAAAGTTGAAAGAAGATTTAGCCTTCCCCAAGATGTTGGAGTTTACAGGAGCTCAGAACATAGCCAAGACTCTAATCTCCACAAGTGCCCAGGAATTAATCAAGATCCTGGCCCCCATAAAGACCCAGCCCTTGTCCAAGACTCTGGCCTCCCCAAGATTTCAGGCCTTACCCAGGAATCTGGCCCCTACAAGAGCTCATGCCTCATCCCAGATCCCAGCCTCTACAAGAACCCAAGCCCTGCCCTAGGTTCTGATTTTGTCCAGCTTTTGTCCCTGCTTCAGACCCCAAAGTCCACACTGTCCCTGATGAAGTCATCTGTGCCTGAGAAGGCTGCTCAGAAGGAGGACGCACAGCGGCACGTCCTCTGGGCTCGTGTCCAACTCAATGAGAACTCCTGCCCTTCCAAGGCCCAAGTGGTCTCCAATGACCTGCAGACCTTCTCAGAGGTACCTGTATTAATTGAGCTGCAGTCATCCTCCTGGCGGGCAGGCAGCCAGCACGGGGCGTACCGCCCTGTGGATACAGTTCCTTCAGGCTACCAGAACTATCGTCAGATGTCTATGCCTACCCATATCAACTGGAAGTCCCACTGCCCTGGACCAGGCACCCAGGCAGGGCATGTGGTTTTTGATGCCCGTCAGAGACGGTTGGCAGTGGGCAAGGACAAGTGTGAAGCTCTGTCTCCTAGGCGCCTTCATCAAGAGGCACCCAGCAACTCGGGGAAACCATCAAGGAGTGGGGATATCAGAATGTGA
- the SPEM3 gene encoding uncharacterized protein SPEM3 isoform 1 (isoform 1 is encoded by transcript variant 1) produces the protein MGERAYHGAQVCSGTNPRKCQDLGDSILLLLGSFILLNVWINVVTLLWKHLKSSLRILFRHFFPKDKQPSGSHPICICSSVDPKNLCSKVSSRVHPRPGFLLRRVNHLDSWIPDTNDEKVSACCCVPPKCGHAGVPRESARGLYKAGMMGGGEAPQVTASKAQASLLSRPETSSQFPKMSKLDTGPCHLPQESKTKTPDCAPAEAPAQAQVHSPTHTPVCTPTHPWTRSTDHTAVHTPAHSWTHSKARTPEGTHSQAQDTSAQAQAHTSAPTPAQTPAHIQAHTPAPTPAKASAHTKAHTSAQAQTHSPPHTPEYTHSQAHSPEHTSAHSPAQAPMPVPAHPQAHAPEYTSAHAPAYIPDHSHLVRSSVPVPTSAPAPPGTLAPATTPVLAPTPAPVPASAPSPAPALVMALTTTPVPDPVPATTPAPIITPIPSTPPAFSHDLSTGHVVYDARREKQNFFHMSSPQNPEYSRKDLATLFRPQEGQDLVSSGISEQTKQCSGDSAKLPAGSILGYLELRNMEWKNSDDAKDKFPQTKTSPYCSFHPCSSEKNTDSQAPFYPKFLAYSRDTACAKTCFHSATTAQSSVCTLPPPFTLSLPLVPPRSFVPPQPTNHQRPSTLIQTPTVLPTSKSPQSILTSQFPIPSLFATISQPLIQPQCPECHESLGLTQDSGLQRTPGPSKDSRVPRNLDLAQNPDLYKNPGLTQDPGLHENPGLAPNQGLHEFPGLPQDSYLCQNPSPSQDFGLHKNSGITQDSHPQKNTGLTQEAGILRSPCLTQSPGLHKKTPFTQTSDLQRSSGFTQDSGIYRNLEPNQETVIYKNQDLSQATDHQKNLGSSKDSGGHKNTGNVQDPGVCSTAGLTEDSGSQKGPYVPQDSEVNKSSGVIQESFLHKSPGLVQTSGLPKCSGLTQNSGDYKNPGLIQDCGGHKVKGLTQDSNLPSLTQATKVERRFSLPQDVGVYRSSEHSQDSNLHKCPGINQDPGPHKDPALVQDSGLPKISGLTQESGPYKSSCLIPDPSLYKNPSPALGSDFVQLLSLLQTPKSTLSLMKSSVPEKAAQKEDAQRHVLWARVQLNENSCPSKAQVVSNDLQTFSEVPVLIELQSSSWRAGSQHGAYRPVDTVPSGYQNYRQMSMPTHINWKSHCPGPGTQAGHVVFDARQRRLAVGKDKCEALSPRRLHQEAPSNSGKPSRSGDIRM, from the exons ATGGGTGAGCGAGCCTATCATGGGGCCCAGGTGTGCTCTGGCACCAACCCCAGGAAGTGCCAGGACTTAGGAGACTCGATTCTTCTTCTTCTGGGCAGCTTCATCTTGCTCAACGTGTGGATCAATGTGGTGACTCTG CTCTGGAAGCATCTGAAGAGCTCCTTGCGGATTCTTTTCCgtcattttttccccaaag ACAAGCAGCCCAGCGGCAGCCATCCCATATGTATTTGCTCCTCCGTGGATCCCAAGAACCTGTGCTCAAAAGTCTCTTCCCGCGTCCATCCTCGCCCAGGCTTCCTGCTCAGGCGCGTTAACCACCTTGACTCCTGGATACCAGACACGAACGATGAGAAGGTTTCTGCGTGCTGCTGCGTGCCCCCTAAATGTGGACATGCCGGCGTTCCCAGGGAGTCTGCACGGGGACTGTACAAGGCGGGGATGATGGGCGGGGGAGAAGCCCCTCAGGTCACAGCCTCAAAGGCTCAAGCCTCCTTGCTCTCCAGGCCAGAGACATCTTCCCAGTTCCCAAAGATGAGCAAGTTGGACACGGGTCCATGCCACCTGCCCCAAGAGAGCAAGACTAAGACCCCAGACTGTGCCCCAGCCGAGGCCCCAGCTCAGGCCCAGGTCCACTCCCCAACCCACACTCCTGTGTGCACCCCAACCCACCCCTGGACCCGCTCCACGGACCACACCGCTGTGCACACCCCTGCCCACTCCTGGACCCACTCCAAAGCCCGCACCCCTGAGGGCACCCACTCCCAGGCCCAGGACACCTCAGCCCAGGCCCAAGCCCACACCTCAGCCCCTACCCCAGCTCAGACGCCAGCCCACATCCAAGCTCACACCCCAGCCCCTACACCGGCCAAGGCCTCAGCTCACACTAAAGCCCATACGTCAGCCCAGGCCCAAACCCACTCTCCGCCCCACACCCCTGAGTATACTCACTCCCAGGCCCACAGCCCTGAACACACCTCAGCCCACTCCCCAGCCCAGGCTCCTATGCCTGTCCCAGCCCACCCCCAGGCCCATGCCCCTGAGTACACCTCAGCCCATGCCCCAGCGTATATCCCAGACCACTCTCATCTAGTCCGCAGCTCCGTTCCTGTCCCAACCTCTGCCCCAGCTCCTCCCGGAACTCTTGCCCCAGCCACTACTCCTGTCCTAGCTCCAACACCAGCCCCTGTCCcagcctctgcccccagccctgctccAGCACTGGTCATGGCCCTGACTACCACTCCTGTCCCTGATCCTgtccctgccaccacccctgccccTATCATAACTCCTATACCCTCTACCCCACCTGCCTTCAGCCATGACCTCTCCACTGGCCATGTGGTCTATGATGCCCGCAGGGAAAAGCAGAATTTCTTCCATATGTCCAGCCCCCAGAACCCTGAGTATTCAAGAAAAGACTTGGCTACCCTCTTCAGGCCCCAAGAGGGTCAGGACCTGGTGAGTTCTGGCATATCTGAGCAAACAAAGCAATGCAGTGGGGATAGTGCCAAGCTTCCTGCAGGATCCATACTGGGCTACCTGGAGTTGAGGAATATGGAATGGAAGAACTCAGATGATGCCAAAGATAAGTTCCCCCAGACCAAGACTTCCCCTTACTGCAGCTTCCATCCTTGCAGTTCTGAGAAGAACACAGACTCCCAGGCTCCATTCTACCCCAAATTCCTTGCCTACTCCCGGGATACTGCATGTGCCAAGACTTGCTTTCATTCTGCAACCACTGCCCAGAGCTCAGTGTGCACCCTTCCTCCACCGTTCACTCTTTCCCTGCCTCTCGTTCCTCCCAGATCCTTTGTCCCTCCTCAACCCACCAACCATCAGAGGCCTTCCACCTTAATACAAACCCCTACTGTTCTTCCAACCTCCAAGTCTCCTCAGTCCATCCTCACTTCCCAATTCCCCATCCCTTCCCTGTTCGCCACCATTTCCCAACCCCTGATCCAACCCCAATGCCCTGAATGTCATGAGAGTCTAGGCCTTACCCAAGATTCTGGCCTTCAAAGGACCCCAGGCCCTTCAAAAGACTCCAGAGTTCCCAGGAATCTGGACCTTGCCCAAAACCCAGACCTCTACAAGAACCCAGGCCTTACCCAAGATCCAGGCCTCCACGAGAACCCAGGTCTTGCTCCAAATCAAGGCCTACATGAGTTCCCAGGCCTTCCCCAAGATTCTTATCTCTGCCAGAATCCAAGCCCTTCTCAAGACTTTGGTCTTCACAAGAATTCAGGCATTACTCAAGATTCCCACCCCCAAAAGAACACAGGTCTGACTCAAGAAGCTGGTATCCTTAGGAGCCCATGTCTCACCCAATCCCCTGGCCTCCACAAGAAAACACCATTTACCCAAACTTCTGATCTTCAGAGGAGCTCAGGCTTTACACAAGACTCTGGAATCTATAGGAATCTTGAACCAAACCAAGAGACTGTGATCTACAAAAATCAAGATCTCTCCCAAGCAACTGACCACCAAAAGAACCTAGGCTCTTCTAAAGATTCTGGAGGTCACAAGAATACAGGCAATGTCCAAGATCCAGGAGTCTGTAGTACCGCAGGCCTTACTGAAGATTCTGGATCACAGAAGGGTCCGTATGTTCCCCAAGACTCTGAAGTCAATAAGAGCTCAGGAGTTATCCAGGAATCTTTTCTCCACAAGAGCCCAGGCCTTGTCCAaacctctggcctcccaaagtgctcaggcCTTACCCAAAACTCAGGAGACTACAAGAATCCAGGACTTATCCAAGATTGTGGTGGCCACAAAGTTAAAGGCCTTACTCAAGATTCCAACCTCCCAAGCCTTACCCAAGCCACTAAAGTTGAAAGAAGATTTAGCCTTCCCCAAGATGTTGGAGTTTACAGGAGCTCAGAACATAGCCAAGACTCTAATCTCCACAAGTGCCCAGGAATTAATCAAGATCCTGGCCCCCATAAAGACCCAGCCCTTGTCCAAGACTCTGGCCTCCCCAAGATTTCAGGCCTTACCCAGGAATCTGGCCCCTACAAGAGCTCATGCCTCATCCCAGATCCCAGCCTCTACAAGAACCCAAGCCCTGCCCTAGGTTCTGATTTTGTCCAGCTTTTGTCCCTGCTTCAGACCCCAAAGTCCACACTGTCCCTGATGAAGTCATCTGTGCCTGAGAAGGCTGCTCAGAAGGAGGACGCACAGCGGCACGTCCTCTGGGCTCGTGTCCAACTCAATGAGAACTCCTGCCCTTCCAAGGCCCAAGTGGTCTCCAATGACCTGCAGACCTTCTCAGAGGTACCTGTATTAATTGAGCTGCAGTCATCCTCCTGGCGGGCAGGCAGCCAGCACGGGGCGTACCGCCCTGTGGATACAGTTCCTTCAGGCTACCAGAACTATCGTCAGATGTCTATGCCTACCCATATCAACTGGAAGTCCCACTGCCCTGGACCAGGCACCCAGGCAGGGCATGTGGTTTTTGATGCCCGTCAGAGACGGTTGGCAGTGGGCAAGGACAAGTGTGAAGCTCTGTCTCCTAGGCGCCTTCATCAAGAGGCACCCAGCAACTCGGGGAAACCATCAAGGAGTGGGGATATCAGAATGTGA
- the TMEM102 gene encoding transmembrane protein 102, producing the protein MASAVWGSAPWWGPPPPAPARPLTDIDFCSGAQLQELTQLIQELGVQESWSDGPKPGADLLRAKDFVFSLLGLVHRRDPRFPPQAELLLLRGGIREGSLDLGHAPLGPYARGPHYDAGFTLLVPMFSLDGTELQLDLESCYAQVCLPEMVCGTPIREMWQDCLGPPVPGARDSIHRTESEESSKDWQSSVDQPHSYVTEHEAPVSLEKSPSDVSASESPQHDVVDLGSTAPLKTMSSDVTKAAVESPVPKPSEAREAWPTLCSAQVAAWFFATLAAVAESLIPVPGAPRLVHAARHAGFTTVLLATPEPPRRLLLFDLIPVVSVAGWPEGARSHSWAGPLASESASFYLVPGGGTERPCASAWQLCFARQELALKARIPAPLLQAHAAAQALLRPLVAGTRAAAPYLLRTLLYWACERLPALYLARPENAGACCLGLLDELGRVLEAGTLPHYFLNGRQLRTGDDSAALLGELARLRGDPARALRAAVEEAKVARKGGGLAGVGGGAH; encoded by the exons ATGGCTTCCGCAGTCTGGGGGAGTGCCCCCTGGTGGGGCCCGCCGCCCCCGGCCCCAGCTCGGCCGCTCACGGACATCGACTTCTGCTCCGGGGCGCAGCTGCAGGAATTGACCCAGCTGATCCAGGAGCTGGGTGTGCAGGAGAGCTGGAGTGACGGGCCCAAGCCGGGAGCCGATCTCCTCCGGGCCAAGGACTTTGTCTTCTCTTTGCTTG GTCTAGTTCACCGCCGGGACCCTCGCTTTCCTCCCCAGGCAGAGCTCTTGCTGCTTCGTGGTGGGATTCGCGAGGGCTCCCTGGATCTGGGGCATGCACCCCTGGGTCCCTACGCCCGGGGACCTCACTACGATGCCGGCTTCACACTCCTAGTGCCCATGTTTTCACTGGACGGCACTGAACTGCAACTGGACCTGGAATCCTGTTACGCACAGGTCTGCCTCCCAGAGATGGTGTGCGGAACCCCCATCCGGGAGATGTGGCAGGATTGCTTAGGACCCCCAGTCCCAGGAGCACGTGATTCGATCCACCGAACGGAGAGCGAAGAAAGTTCCAAGGACTGGCAAAGCTCTGTAGACCAGCCGCACAGCTACGTCACTGAGCACGAGGCGCCGGTGTCTTTGGAAAAATCGCCTAGTGACGTTTCAGCGTCCGAGTCGCCTCAGCATGACGTCGTCGACCTTGGCTCTACCGCACCTTTGAAAACAATGAGTAGTGACGTCACCAAGGCAGCCGTCGAAAGCCCAGTCCCAAAGCCGTCGGAGGCTCGGGAAGCGTGGCCCACATTATGTTCCGCCCAGGTGGCTGCCTGGTTCTTTGCTACGCTGGCGGCGGTCGCCGAGTCTCTGATCCCTGTCCCGGGTGCTCCGCGTCTGGTGCACGCAGCTCGCCACGCGGGTTTCACCACCGTCCTCCTGGCTACCCCTGAGCCCCCTCGCCGCCTCCTGCTCTTCGACCTGATCCCAGTGGTGTCCGTGGCGGGCTGGCCCGAGGGGGCTCGGAGCCACTCGTGGGCCGGTCCGCTGGCCTCTGAGTCGGCTTCCTTCTACCTGGTGCCCGGTGGCGGCACCGAGCGGCCGTGCGCCTCCGCCTGGCAGCTCTGTTTTGCCCGCCAGGAGCTGGCGCTCAAAGCGCGCATACCAGCGCCGCTGCTGCAGGCGCACGCGGCGGCCCAGGCGCTACTGCGCCCGCTGGTGGCCGGGACCCGGGCGGCGGCGCCCTACCTCCTGCGGACGCTGCTGTACTGGGCGTGCGAGCGGCTGCCTGCGCTCTACCTGGCGCGGCCAGAAAATGCGGGCGCCTGCTGCCTCGGGCTGCTAGACGAGCTCGGCCGAGTGCTCGAGGCCGGGACGTTGCCTCACTATTTTCTGAACGGCCGACAGCTCCGTACGGGGGACGACTCCGCTGCGCTGCTCGGAGAATTGGCCCGGCTCCGCGGGGACCCGGCCCGGGCCCTCCGTGCCGCGGTGGAGGAGGCCAAAGTGGCCCGCAAGGGGGGCGGTTTGGCGGGCGTGGGGGGCGGGGCCCATTAA